The Dromaius novaehollandiae isolate bDroNov1 chromosome 5, bDroNov1.hap1, whole genome shotgun sequence genome window below encodes:
- the LOC112989941 gene encoding uncharacterized protein LOC112989941, translated as MEDSVKSTDCIEKLAHKYMQKCIVESSTESESESNTEVLPSPVAGGLKKARNAKGQQFLDPYDGDSEDASIHSDCSLNSSNSVVTPQVNSTPKAVALEDAGPSEDGALFSKPSNWCCPEMKISEIHAQRVNDCKAPLEFPSQENDFPRNLLQPSELTRGTEALTSMWLTPDPSLLMSINPSACADLLASPDTSAPQPMLADDCDTTMCKEPLIKRKQGLPVSEGAGEKQRKKLRAT; from the exons ATGGAGGATTCTGTTAAAAGTACAGACTGCATAGAAAAACTGGCACATAAATACATG CAAAAGTGCATAGTGGAGTCAAGTACGGAGTCTGAATCTGAGTCCAACACTGAG GTCTTGCCTAGCCCAGTTGCTGGAGGACTCAAGAAAGCAAGGAATGCAAAGGGACAGCAA tttttagatCCTTATGATGGTGATTCAGAAGATGCATCCATTCACTCTGACTGCAGCTTGAATTCTTCAAATAGTGTAGTCACACCACAGGTGAACAGTACTCCAAAAGCCGTGGCTTTGGAGGATGCCGGTCCTTCAGAAGATGGAGCACTTTTCTCTAAACCTTCAAACTGGTGCTGCCCAGAAATGAAGATCAGTGAAATTCATGCCCAGAGAGTAAATGACTGCAAAGCACCCCTGGAATTTCCTAGCCAAGAGAATGATTTCCCAAGAAACTTGTTGCAACCATCTGAACTGACTAGAGGCACAGAAGCACTTACCTCCATGTGGCTGACACCAGACCCTTCCTTACTGATGAGCATTAATCCTTCAGCCTGTGCAGATTTGCTTGCAAGTCCTGACACCAGTGCTCCACAGCCCATGCTAGCAGATGACTGTGACACCACGATGTGCAAAGAGCcactaattaaaagaaaacaagggcTTCCTGTTTCAGAGGGTGCTGgtgagaaacaaagaaagaaattgcGTGCAACCTAA